The Nitrospira sp. KM1 genome includes a window with the following:
- the xseA gene encoding exodeoxyribonuclease VII large subunit — translation MPASALQPALPGYTAPILTVSELTRLIRASVESSFRDIWLEGEVSNLRVPNSGHLYFTLKDAASQIRAVLFKSDAARLRFSLAEGMHIVVRGRLTVYEQRGEYQLVIDAVEPRGIGALQVAFEQLKARLAAEGLFDHRKKKPLPVFPKTVGVVTSLSGAAIKDILAVLRRRWSSIHIVIAPVPVQGAAAATCIVEAIQALNELETPEVLIVGRGGGSLEDLWAFNEEIVVRAIAGSRIPVVSAIGHEIDVTLSDFAADYRAPTPSAAAESIVPVRTEVMARVRDLRTRMTHCVNQHCRVERRRLEGSQRGLWLGRYLVQEQAQRLDLLTMNLHDVMRAGVSVRLRDVMQSQQELRSRGPILMVKRGLSTLPQCVKRLERQMRVMLDQKRQSVHARASQLHHLSPLSVIGRGYSLLRLVPSRQLIKNIRHVQAGDQIEAHLADGHLRCTIDEVCQTAGLNSVVR, via the coding sequence ATGCCTGCTTCAGCACTTCAACCCGCACTCCCCGGTTACACCGCCCCGATACTGACCGTCTCCGAACTGACTCGATTGATCCGAGCGTCGGTCGAGTCCTCCTTCCGGGATATTTGGTTGGAAGGTGAGGTCTCAAATCTCCGAGTGCCCAACTCAGGTCATCTCTACTTCACCTTGAAGGATGCAGCCAGTCAAATTCGGGCCGTGCTGTTTAAGTCCGATGCCGCACGGTTGCGGTTCTCGCTGGCGGAGGGGATGCATATCGTCGTGAGGGGACGACTGACTGTCTACGAACAGCGTGGTGAGTATCAACTCGTGATTGATGCGGTCGAGCCGAGGGGAATTGGGGCTCTTCAGGTAGCCTTCGAGCAACTGAAGGCGCGACTTGCCGCTGAAGGTCTCTTCGATCACAGGAAGAAAAAGCCGCTGCCGGTATTCCCCAAGACCGTTGGTGTGGTGACATCGCTGTCAGGTGCTGCGATCAAAGATATTCTAGCGGTGCTGCGTAGGCGATGGTCGTCGATCCACATCGTGATTGCTCCTGTTCCTGTCCAGGGCGCCGCCGCAGCCACATGTATCGTCGAGGCGATTCAAGCACTGAACGAATTGGAGACTCCAGAGGTCCTGATTGTGGGACGAGGTGGCGGCAGTCTGGAGGACTTGTGGGCATTTAACGAGGAAATCGTGGTCCGCGCCATCGCAGGATCGCGCATCCCTGTCGTCTCGGCCATTGGCCACGAAATAGACGTGACGCTGTCAGATTTTGCGGCAGATTATCGTGCGCCGACTCCATCGGCTGCCGCAGAGTCCATCGTCCCCGTGCGTACAGAGGTCATGGCAAGAGTGCGCGATTTGAGAACGCGAATGACTCACTGTGTGAATCAGCATTGTCGAGTGGAGCGACGCCGATTGGAAGGGAGCCAACGAGGGTTGTGGCTCGGACGATACCTCGTGCAAGAACAGGCGCAGCGTCTTGATCTCTTGACGATGAATTTGCACGACGTGATGAGGGCCGGCGTATCGGTCCGCCTGCGAGATGTGATGCAATCCCAGCAGGAGTTAAGAAGTCGTGGTCCAATCCTGATGGTCAAAAGAGGATTGTCGACATTGCCACAATGCGTAAAGAGGCTGGAGCGCCAGATGCGGGTGATGTTGGACCAAAAAAGGCAATCCGTTCATGCCCGTGCTTCGCAGCTCCACCATCTCAGCCCTCTTTCGGTGATCGGCCGGGGCTATAGCCTGCTCCGTTTGGTTCCCTCCCGGCAGCTGATCAAAAACATTCGCCATGTGCAAGCCGGTGATCAGATCGAAGCCCACTTGGCTGACGGACACTTGAGGTGCACAATTGACGAAGTGTGCCAGACTGCCGGTTTGAATTCGGTCGTGAGGTGA
- a CDS encoding TIGR00282 family metallophosphoesterase, translating into MKVLCIGDIMGEPGRRAVARMVPRLVAKHRIDVVIGNGENVAGGFGITPELAEELFGMGLAAITTGNHAWDKKEILDYFPRERRLLRPANYPEGVPGHGSVVIQTAAGEELGVLQLMGRAYMPALDCPFQVAKRELARMRKRVSAVIVDMHAEATSEKMAMGHYLDGEATAVVGTHTHVQTADEQILPRGTAYLTDIGMTGPLHGVIGIKKDLAIEKFLTGMPRRFEVASGPTVFSAVLLDVDARIGKALSIERIRILD; encoded by the coding sequence ATGAAAGTACTGTGTATCGGTGACATCATGGGCGAACCCGGCAGACGAGCGGTCGCTCGCATGGTTCCCCGGCTCGTCGCGAAGCACCGGATCGACGTGGTCATCGGCAATGGTGAGAATGTCGCCGGAGGATTTGGAATCACTCCAGAACTGGCCGAAGAGTTATTCGGGATGGGACTGGCTGCGATTACCACGGGAAATCACGCGTGGGACAAGAAAGAGATCCTCGACTATTTCCCGCGAGAACGAAGACTGTTGCGCCCGGCGAACTATCCTGAGGGTGTTCCGGGTCACGGGAGTGTCGTCATACAAACAGCGGCAGGTGAGGAACTGGGGGTGTTGCAGCTCATGGGGCGAGCGTACATGCCCGCGCTCGATTGCCCGTTTCAAGTAGCAAAGAGAGAATTGGCCAGGATGAGGAAACGGGTTTCTGCTGTCATTGTCGACATGCATGCCGAGGCGACTTCAGAAAAAATGGCGATGGGCCACTATCTGGATGGCGAGGCCACTGCGGTAGTCGGGACCCATACGCACGTGCAAACTGCCGATGAGCAAATCCTTCCAAGGGGCACGGCGTATTTGACGGATATCGGTATGACGGGGCCGTTGCATGGTGTCATCGGGATAAAAAAAGACCTCGCCATTGAGAAGTTTCTCACAGGAATGCCTAGACGATTTGAAGTTGCATCTGGACCTACAGTATTCAGCGCTGTATTGCTCGACGTCGATGCGCGTATCGGCAAGGCTCTTTCGATTGAACGTATTCGTATCCTCGACTGA